A window from Variovorax sp. PBL-E5 encodes these proteins:
- a CDS encoding alpha/beta hydrolase: MSLPPIEIETGPNPTATVLVMHGLGADGNDFVPIANELDLGRVGPVRFVFPNAPVIPVTINGGHAMPAWYDIVGTDLVKREDEAGLRRSQAAIEALIANEKARGIPARRIVIAGFSQGCAMALMTGLRHAERLAGIVGLSGYLPLAATTAAERHASNRDTPIFLAHGQRDGVVVIPRATATRDALTALGYAVEWHEYPMEHSVCMEEIADLNRFLLRVLG; encoded by the coding sequence ATGTCACTTCCTCCCATCGAAATCGAAACCGGCCCGAACCCGACGGCCACCGTCCTCGTCATGCACGGCCTGGGCGCCGACGGCAATGACTTCGTGCCGATCGCCAATGAACTCGACTTGGGCCGTGTCGGTCCGGTGCGCTTCGTGTTTCCCAATGCGCCGGTGATTCCCGTCACCATCAACGGCGGCCATGCGATGCCGGCCTGGTACGACATTGTGGGAACCGATCTCGTCAAGCGGGAGGACGAAGCCGGGCTGCGCCGCTCCCAGGCGGCCATCGAAGCCCTGATCGCGAACGAGAAGGCGCGCGGCATTCCCGCCCGCCGGATCGTCATCGCCGGCTTCTCCCAAGGCTGCGCGATGGCGCTGATGACCGGCCTGCGCCATGCCGAGCGCCTGGCCGGCATCGTCGGCCTCTCGGGCTATCTGCCGCTGGCCGCGACCACCGCCGCCGAGCGCCATGCGTCCAACCGGGACACGCCCATTTTCCTGGCCCACGGCCAGCGCGACGGCGTGGTGGTGATCCCGCGCGCCACCGCCACGCGCGATGCGCTGACGGCGCTCGGCTACGCCGTCGAGTGGCACGAATATCCGATGGAGCATTCGGTCTGCATGGAGGAAATCGCCGATCTGAACCGCTTCCTGCTGCGCGTGCTGGGCTGA
- a CDS encoding LysR substrate-binding domain-containing protein — protein MKPNQLLAFVAVVEQMSIRGAARALGISQPAVTKIVRELEREVGAPLVERSVKGVRLTEYGEAFAPRARLLLADMRRARDEIAQIRDGATGKVAVAVSTSFALTVLPAAFKEFHARLPAVAVHFSEAVLPWMLSRLRDGNLDFAVAHVVPGTLSEDFESTELYPVQLVVGARARHPLRHCGSLRLLHAAEWVLPGDGDLDRESVAPLFSPLGMAPPARVIQGQSVTVALGLVGHMDLVGLFVEPLVGLAFRNHGIKRLEIKEKLPALRVCVIQRKGDRLTPAARQFVECIQRASMAPDARHALP, from the coding sequence ATGAAGCCCAATCAACTGCTGGCCTTCGTCGCGGTGGTCGAACAGATGAGCATCCGCGGCGCGGCGCGCGCTCTCGGCATCTCGCAGCCCGCGGTGACCAAGATCGTGCGCGAGCTGGAGCGCGAGGTCGGCGCGCCGCTGGTCGAACGCAGCGTGAAGGGCGTGCGGCTCACCGAATACGGCGAGGCCTTCGCGCCGCGCGCGCGCCTGCTGCTGGCGGACATGCGCCGTGCGCGCGACGAGATCGCGCAGATCCGCGACGGCGCCACCGGCAAGGTGGCCGTTGCGGTCAGCACCTCCTTCGCGCTCACGGTGCTGCCGGCGGCGTTCAAGGAATTCCATGCGCGCCTGCCGGCCGTCGCTGTGCATTTCAGCGAGGCGGTGCTGCCCTGGATGCTCTCGCGCCTGCGCGACGGCAATCTCGACTTCGCCGTCGCCCACGTGGTGCCCGGCACGCTGAGCGAGGACTTCGAGAGCACCGAGCTCTATCCCGTGCAACTCGTGGTCGGTGCGCGCGCCCGCCATCCGCTGCGCCACTGCGGTTCGCTGCGCCTGCTGCATGCGGCCGAATGGGTGCTGCCCGGCGATGGCGATCTCGACCGCGAATCGGTGGCGCCGCTGTTCTCGCCGCTCGGGATGGCGCCGCCTGCGCGCGTGATCCAGGGCCAGTCAGTGACGGTGGCGCTCGGCCTGGTCGGCCACATGGACCTGGTCGGCTTGTTCGTCGAGCCGCTCGTCGGCCTCGCGTTCAGGAACCACGGCATCAAGCGCTTGGAGATCAAGGAAAAGCTGCCGGCGCTGCGCGTCTGCGTGATCCAGCGCAAGGGCGATCGCCTGACGCCGGCAGCGCGGCAGTTCGTCGAATGCATCCAGCGTGCGTCGATGGCGCCGGACGCACGGCACGCGCTTCCATAG
- a CDS encoding MFS transporter, whose translation MTLTRTRLSRRQTIAATTIGNALEFFDFTVYGFLALVIGKLFFPTFNAYGQLLLTVASFGVGFIMRPLGGIMIGAYADRVGRKKAMTLTIFMMALGCAMIAFAPTYAQIGVAAPLLIVAARLIQGFSAGGEVGASTTLLVEHATPANRGYMASWQFASQGLGILIGAVVVGILSTVLGPQGMESWGWRVPFFLGMLIAPVGMYIRRHLEESLEIEDEPAGAAPRRSSLAEVCSDHGKTVLAGILTTIGGTVAAYVVTFYMPTYAIRELGLPPPVALFGAALVGLLSFGLAPFIGRWSDRAGRKSLIVWARVALLVLIYPGFFWLNASPTPAVLFIVVGVLSSLLVMQTVPGITMLPEMFPKHVRASGMSLVYSVGVALFGGFSPFISAWLLNATGNKLAPAWYLLAMTLVSLLGLLWLEDFTGKDIDAAGAHQPAH comes from the coding sequence ATGACCCTCACCCGCACGCGCCTCAGCCGGCGCCAGACCATCGCTGCGACCACCATCGGCAATGCGCTGGAATTCTTCGACTTCACGGTCTACGGCTTTCTCGCGCTGGTGATCGGCAAGCTCTTCTTCCCGACCTTCAATGCCTACGGCCAGCTGCTGCTGACGGTGGCGAGCTTCGGGGTCGGCTTCATCATGCGGCCGCTGGGCGGCATCATGATCGGCGCCTACGCCGACCGCGTGGGCCGCAAGAAGGCGATGACGCTGACGATCTTCATGATGGCGCTGGGCTGCGCCATGATCGCCTTCGCGCCGACCTATGCGCAGATCGGCGTCGCGGCGCCGCTGCTGATCGTGGCGGCGCGGCTCATCCAGGGCTTCTCGGCGGGCGGCGAAGTCGGCGCCTCCACCACGCTGCTGGTCGAGCACGCGACACCGGCCAACCGCGGCTACATGGCAAGCTGGCAATTCGCCAGCCAGGGCCTGGGCATCCTGATCGGCGCCGTGGTGGTGGGCATCCTGTCGACCGTGCTCGGACCGCAGGGCATGGAAAGCTGGGGCTGGCGCGTGCCCTTCTTCCTCGGCATGCTGATCGCACCCGTCGGCATGTACATCCGCCGCCACCTCGAGGAATCGCTCGAGATCGAGGACGAGCCGGCCGGCGCGGCACCGCGCCGCAGCAGCCTCGCCGAGGTCTGCAGCGACCACGGCAAGACCGTGCTCGCCGGCATCCTCACCACCATCGGCGGCACCGTCGCGGCCTATGTCGTGACCTTCTACATGCCCACCTACGCAATCCGCGAACTCGGCCTGCCGCCGCCGGTGGCGCTGTTCGGTGCCGCGCTGGTCGGGCTGCTGTCCTTCGGGCTGGCGCCCTTCATCGGCCGCTGGTCCGATCGCGCCGGGCGCAAGTCGCTGATCGTCTGGGCCCGCGTGGCGCTGCTGGTGCTGATCTATCCGGGCTTCTTCTGGCTCAATGCATCGCCCACGCCGGCCGTGCTGTTCATCGTGGTCGGCGTGTTGAGCTCGCTGCTGGTCATGCAGACGGTGCCGGGCATCACGATGCTGCCCGAGATGTTCCCGAAGCATGTGCGCGCCAGCGGCATGTCGCTGGTCTACAGCGTGGGCGTCGCGCTGTTCGGCGGCTTCTCGCCCTTCATCAGCGCCTGGCTGCTCAACGCCACCGGCAACAAGCTGGCACCGGCCTGGTACCTGCTCGCGATGACGCTGGTGTCGCTGCTGGGCCTGCTGTGGCTCGAGGACTTCACCGGCAAGGACATCGATGCTGCCGGCGCCCACCAACCCGCTCACTGA